AACTCTGGAGCACGCGGCCGCCGACAAGAAGTAAGCAAACGAGAgacgagagagagagagagagcaaaaagaaaagaaaaagagagagtGGATTCCTCTCTTTGTTCTTTTCATTATCTTAACCGTTTTTATCTTTCTCTCCACACGtcacccttttttttttttcctttttttttttttttttgaattattgcgTGATGTAACTGTATTCTAGATGTTTTCCGggtatattctttttttttttattttattattttttgtttctcctACGTTTGATGAGTTTGCTCCAATCTTagtcttttttttcttttttttctccttttttgtctttttcagCACAGGAGGTGCGGAAGGACGTTTCTGTGCCACTTGCACCCGCCACCATCACCGTGGCAACCAACAACTCGCAACAACACTCAAAGACAACAAGacgaaaagaagaagaaccccATGCCAACGACAAGAAAGAAGCTGAAAGATGTGGAAGTGGCAACAAGTTTCTCAGagccccccaaaaaaaaaaaaaaagagaagaattgTGCAAAAGAATTTGATTCTCCACCCACGTTGAAGAGCTGGTGGTTGCACGTGGGGCAACAAATCAACTACAAAAAAATGTGGACGAACGCAACGAAAATAGAACTGaactttccttttctttttttccctcTTCCGGGTAGGAACCCCCCCCTCCCTCCCGAAAGAAATAGAGAGAACGGACAATCTTTTTAGACAGAAATAAAAAGGAGAgtgaaagaaagagaaaaaaaataaggaaaaagttGCTTCACACAACAACTATGCTCACTACTCCCGCTCTCTGTCTCCCCTCTCTTTAATTTCTCCGTTTGTTCTCCTtctttccccccttttttttcaCTGCAGACTGAAGACAAACCCAATACGCCGACGATGTCTTCCACCCTCGATAAGCTACGCGATTTACGCGAACGGCGCGCAGGGCCGCGGCGAAGGACGCTCCTGCTGCGACTTCGGAGAACGCGGAGACAGCAAGCCATCCTACCGCGGAGTTGGTCGAGTCGAGCAACGGCAACAACTATGCCATGCCGCCCCTGCCGAACGCCGGGCTGGCTCTTGCCATCTCCGCGCCACCCAGCTTTCTTTCCCCCGCAGGCCACGCTCAAGTATCGCGACTCCCAGACGGACGTGCTTGCCAAGGCCGTGACGGCTCGCGCCGTGGCGAACGCCGCGACCTTGGCAATGGCCAGTGCTACAGCAACACGCAGTAGCGCCGTTGCCGGGGGCAAGCGGTTGCGAGGGACGAGGGAATGGAGGAATCGGGTGGAAGCGGCACGTTGCTGCGGTCGTATCTTGTCAGTAGCATGGAAGACGGCTTTCAGGCGGCGCTCAAGCTCCAAAGACGGCGACTGAACTTGCCGCTTTATCACCAAATGAACGCTATCGCTACGAATGCCGACACGCGGCGCTGGACGTGAGTGGGACGCCGCGCCACCACCGCTGCCGGGACGTTCACGCATACCAGAGACAAGACTGCATCGCCCAAGGCGTCTACGGCGTTGTTTCCGCGCCATCGAGGAGGCCTCACACGAGGTGTTTGCGCTAAAGCACATCAAGAAACAGTGGCTGCAAGAATCGCAGATCGGCTTCCCACCCTACTTGCTGAGGAGTTTGACTTGTTGCTGCGGCTGCAGCACCCGAATATTGTCGCGGCGAAAGAGTTGGTCGTCCTGAACCCTGACCCGCTTCCCGTTGAAACGATCCCTTCCGGCGACGGCGTGCAAGCAAAGgacaaagagaaaaaaaggaGGATGAGAAGAGGAGGAAGgaaaaagcagcagcagcagcagcagcacagcAGCAGCTGCCGccgtcgccgccgccgccaccagcACCATTGGCGGTGGGGATGCATCGGAGCAGCGCAAAGGACGTCTATTTAGTGATGGAATATTGCCCTTTTGACTTGAAGAACTACATGCTGCGCTACAGCGCCGTGGCGCCTCACCAGCCGTACCTGCATGTCACCTCGCGGAGTCACGGGTGCAGAGCGGTTGAGGAGAACTTCCTCTCGCGTGTCAAGTGCGTCATGCTTCAGCTCTTCCGTGGACTGGCCTTCCTTCACGCCCACCGCGTCCTCCACCGGGACATTAAAACCTCAAACGTGCTTTTAAATGAACAGGGCGTCGTGAAGCTGTGCGACTTCGGCCTCGGCCGGCACTACCGCGAGGGACACAGCTGACCCCCACCGTCGTGACGCTCATGTACCGCGCCCCCGAACTACACCTCGGGGTCACAGATTACTCACACACGATGGACGTGTGGTCCATGGGCTGTGTTGCGGCGGAGTTGTTCCTGAAGGCCCCGCTCTTTCGTGCGGCGGAGGAGAACCAGCACCTGCTCGCCGTGTGCGATGTGCTGGGCATTCCTGACGAGGAGCGCTTTCCTGGTGTCTACAAGCTGCCGAGGGCGAGGGAGGCGCTGAAGGCAATCGGACGCTGGAACCGAGAGAACCGCCTTGGCGAGGTCTTTTATGATGTGGCGGATCACGGGGTGGACGGCAACCGCAGCGGGTCGCGCAGTAGCCCGCGGAAGACCCCGTGCTACGACGCCCACCTGCTGCCGAAGAGCGGTCTCGACCTCTTCCAGGCCATCTTCTCGTGGAACCCGGCCGACCGGCCCTCCGCCGCGGAGGTTCTCGAGCATCCCTTCTTTCGCGAGGCGCCGCTGCCGTGCGAGCCGCAGGAGCTGATGCGTCCGATGCCTAGCGTGGAGGAGGGAGCACCCGCACCCTTTCTCCAcgaccgccgccgccgccatcgCCTGCGGCTGTCCGGTCAGCAACCCCGCGGCTCTGCCCCATCCTGCGCTCGGTGCGACACAGCGTCGATCCGGTGGGTCTGTCCCTCCCCCGCTAGCTCACGTGAAGGACATCGCAGAGTGCAACGGAGACACCACcgtcaccaccaccaccaccacgacGACAACCGCGGAGGTATCGTCGCAGGGAGAGAAAAGGAAGAGCGAGGCGGCCTTGCGGTCACCTGCGCCCAACTCGAACCGCTTCACCGGCAACGTCAAGAGCGACGAAGGCGAAGGCGaaaggaggaggaggaggaggccAGCCTCACGTACTCTAACGCCATGTCCCCCGTTAACAGCGCGAACGATCGGGCAGCGGTAGAGAAGGGGAGCAGTGAGCATTTGGGCAAACACGAGCCGCGAAGGAACGTTGCGGTCAATGAGGAGGAGGACCATGTAGCCTCCGTGATGGATACAGAGGCCATTTGGCAAGCAAAGCAGCGTTCACAACTGCTGATGGATCGCGATCCTGACGAATAGAAGAAAAAAGTAAGgcaatttaaaaacaacaacatcagaacacaacaaaaaaaacaaaagacgaAAGAAGAGAGTTTTGGGAATACGGAACGTCGTTTGTGTTCACGTTTTCCCCTTTCTATGATATGCGCTATGCAGGTGCACTTCTGTAGAGAAAAAggcctctctctctctctctctctctctggaACATCACCGTCCCGCAGATATTGTTGAAAACAAAAGGAGAGGAACGCCTTACTTCTCACTTTTTCCTATTCTGTAATCTTTTAGCAAACAAACGTACACTTCTCTCtgtctctttttttttctttctcgcCATCCTTGTGCCGCGCAGATCGAGCAAGAACTTTTATTCATTCTTTCATCTTGCTTTAACCCTAACACCTCACTtggacgcacacacacacacacacacacacacgggaggcattttttttttgtcatctcttttttgttctttttactCTGTAAAAGGAACGTTTAGCCATGTTCGGTAACGAAACTCCTTTCTATCTGAAGCCGCTCCCTAATCGTGGGTTGCGCCGCCTCGACGCGGAGGCGCAGCAACACTACCCAAACTACCGCCACCCGCTGGACTACACCGCAGTTGTTCCCCTTCCCGTCCCCATTGTGAAGAGCGACGACGACGCCGCGCTCTCTGCCTCCACGCCTCGGCCGGCTGCTAAGGCGCTCATCGCACCGGGAGGCCGCGCGATGCCTGGGACCTCAGGGGCCGGCTACCCCAAGGCAGCCAGCCGTTCAACCCTGTCTACAACATCACGGAGAAGGAGCGTGTGCACCCGCACCTCTCACCCACCGACCGCATGCGCCACGAGCGGGAGGAAGAAAAGGCAAAGACCGCAGGACGCGAGGAGACCCGCCGCCAGCGCGTCGCGGAGCGTGAAAAGGTTCTTTGTTCAGCGACAGGAAGAGACGCGACGGGCCGCCGAGGCGAAGGCCGCCCTCCTCGTCGGCACCTCTCTCAAGAACGTAGAGAGTGAAGGGCGCGACACCATCACACACGCGTGCTTCACAGTGGAGGCGCAGCGGGACAAGGACTACCGCGATGCCAGTGGCAAATACGCCTACTTTGCTCGGCAGCGGCTCATGCAGCAGCGAGACAACACGAACGGGTGCAACATTTTAACGTGGGAGCCGCGGAAGGAAATCGATGTCCCGCCGATGCCGCAGCGGGCGATGGCCGCCGTTGCCCAGACTCCCGTCCAGCCGCCGCAGACGCATGAAGTTAACATCGAATCTTTTGAATGAGCGATGCTTTACTTTTCTCTCTCCTCCCCCAAGGGCTGaacatgaatgtgtgtgtgtgtgtgggggggGGGGGGTAATGGCATGCAGGAAACAGAAAGAACGCgacgaaagataaaaaaaagaaggaagCACGAAAAGGTAGAGAGACTTGTCGTCAGGTTCCGCGTTACGGTTCAAGGTCGGCTCTTTTTTATTCGctcctttttttcttcttctttttttttctttttgttttcaaccGTCTTTTGCGATGCTCTTCTTTGgcaaattatacttttttttttctgtacagTGCcgcacttctttttttttttttttgctgcttcgGCGTTTTACCATGTAGAATAAACCGGCCTTGggccttcttttttttttttttttttttttaaattacacaaACGATCATTGCAAAGAGTGCTTTACAAGACTCGTAAAAACGAAATAGTCGCCCTCCTTTTCTTCTCTTTTGCTGTCCGCATCCATacttgttgttactgttgttgtgttGATTGTTGGGAAGGGGGAACTCGAAAAAAGGGAAAGCCTTGTTGCTGCATCAACTGCACCTAACATCTCTCTTCTTCACATCTACCCGCTTTCCtgcattttttaacttttcactttttttttctctctctctctctgagaGTGTGAGGACTTTATTTAATAGCCTTTGCGGTGCGACAGcatcaaatagttttttttttttgtttgttgcttcatcttttttttttaaaaaaaaaaaaaacacgaaagcAGAATTAAAAAGAGAGAGACAAAAGCGCATGGAAGACacgtgtacacacacacacacacacacacacacactcacacacttcccttcccttttttttttattctatttgagTCTCAACGGAGAAGACGCGTTTTATGAAACAAACACACAATGACGAAACTGTCCCCTCTTGTGCTTTGATGGTCAACGAAGCCTCACGACCACTCGCGCCACCGGTGGTGGTACTGTCGTCGACAGACACTCAACAACGTGCTTTCactgcggctgctgctgctgtctccGCGCCAACCGCCGCCGCAGCGGTAACAATGGATGGCGAGGATTCTATGTCCAATGTAAGCACCAGACGAGACGGGGGCCGTCTGGCAGAGGAGGCGGTAAGGCGCAAGCTGCACTGGGTACAAAGACAGACACAGCAGCAAACAGCAACCACAATCACACGCCTCACTGGCGGCAGTCATCTTTTCCTCTCCTTTCCCCGATACAGCCGCGCAGGCCGACGAAGAGGCCGCTCGCCGGTCCCCGCCTCTGCAGCCGCTCTACACAAGTGAGCCGGCGATGCTGTGGTCTAGCGGGGATGCACGTGCGGGGTGGGGACGCTCTTTGCAGTCGACCCTTCCCACTTACCACCGACCGTTGGGTACGTTGTCGCCGCTGTCATCCTCCGCGACACCACAAGGCCCAAACTACAGCTCCCAGTGGCTGGACGATGACGCCGAGAGTGGCTCTTCCCTAAGCGTTCCGCACCGATGCGAGACAAGCCGAGGAGAGGGGGGAGAGGGAGAGTCCCGTTGGTGGCGGACACCGGGCGAGCCTGTCACAATCGCTCTCTCGAGAGGAGGATGCGGTGAACGTCGAAGCAGACACTGTCACCACCACCGTCACCACCACTGCTTCGCCTAGACCGCTGGAGTGCGTTGCGGCGCAGACCGTCTTCCGCGACTTCCGCGTCCGGAGCGACTCTCGGCCTCGGCGAGACCATATCGAGCCTCCCACAGCCGGCGACGGCGACGCTACCACCGGCCCTCTGGGGGCCTACTGCTGCGTGACGGCTGGCGGCCGACCGGGCGGTGGTCAGTTCCCCCTTACGCGGTCCCTTCGCGGGCGCTAACGCGGCACACGACGACATCATCTCCTCTCGGTCCGTTTCCCTCTTCAGCTTTTGGCGCGAGGGTGCGCTTGACGCGAGGCCCCCCGCAGTGGCGGCGGCGACGGTAGAGGGGAGGAAGAAGGGTGGGAGGGATCTGTGGAGGACTACGGCAATGGCGGGCAGGGCGGCGGCATGTTCGACGGGGATGTGCGCTGCGATCAGTACCTGCTGTGCTGCTGGCGTTGCTTGCGTGGCGAGGGGGCCCGGTGGGCGGGGCGGGGGAGGCGAGGAGAGAAAGCTCCGCGAGCAGGACTCAGCGGGT
This window of the Bactrocera neohumeralis isolate Rockhampton unplaced genomic scaffold, APGP_CSIRO_Bneo_wtdbg2-racon-allhic-juicebox.fasta_v2 ctg3966, whole genome shotgun sequence genome carries:
- the LOC126767081 gene encoding LOW QUALITY PROTEIN: uncharacterized protein LOC126767081 (The sequence of the model RefSeq protein was modified relative to this genomic sequence to represent the inferred CDS: inserted 1 base in 1 codon), which encodes MPTRGAGREWDAAPPPLPGRSRIPETRLHRPRRLRRCFRAIEEASHEVFALKHIKKQWLQESQIGFPPYLLRRQREKKEDEKRRKEKAAAAAAAQQQLPPSPPPPPAPLAVGMHRSSAKDVYLVMEYCPFDLKNYMLRYSAVAPHQPYLHVTSRSHGCRAVEENFLSRVKCVMLQLFRGLAFLHAHRVLHRDIKTSNVLLNEQGVVKLCDFGLGRHYREGHXLTPTVVTLMYRAPELHLGVTDYSHTMDVWSMGCVAAELFLKAPLFRAAEENQHLLAVCDVLGIPDEERFPGVYKLPRAREALKAIGRWNRENRLGEVFYDVADHGVDGNRSGSRSSPRKTPCYDAHLLPKSGLDLFQAIFSWNPADRPSAAEVLEHPFFREAPLPCEPQELMRPMPSVEEGAPAPFLHDRRRRHRLRLSGQQPRGSAPSCARCDTASIRWVCPSPASSREGHRRVQRRHHRHHHHHHDDNRGGIVAGREKEERGGLAVTCAQLEPLHRQRQERRRRRRKEEEEEASLTYSNAMSPVNSANDRAAVEKGSSEHLGKHEPRRNVAVNEEEDHVASVMDTEAIWQAKQRSQLLMDRDPDE